Proteins encoded together in one Etheostoma cragini isolate CJK2018 chromosome 11, CSU_Ecrag_1.0, whole genome shotgun sequence window:
- the ssb gene encoding lupus La protein isoform X1 — MAEKKEEMTPIEMKVARQIEYYFGDHNLPRDKFLKEQLQLDDGWVPLETMLKFNRLKILTTEINVIIEALQKSKTGLLEMSEDKTKIRRSPTKPLPEVNEDYKDALKHKSVYIKGFPLETSLDEIQEWLNGKGTIENIQMRRNLQRQFKGSVFICFDTEDSSKQFLERSDIKSFKDNEMLVLSREDYHVKKAEERKQFKAENKAKAKQDKEQQQKHAEDKEMGLLLDEQTGCLLRFSGELEDVSREDFHELFSGHGKIKWVDFTRGAKEGTLLFDGNAKEAFDKAKEAKGGELKIKNNSVTWQVLEGDEEKEELKKIIEAQQESYNRSKSRVGRGRSGGRGSGGRGSGGRGRGGRRGRGGRDQGRTQYKGKKTTFESDDEDDAPKAPKRELEDADGPAAKISKTENGS; from the exons ATggctgaaaagaaagaagagatgaCTCCAATTGAGATGAAAGTGGCACGACAGATAGAG TACTACTTTGGGGATCACAATCTTCCAAGAGACAAGTTTCTCAAAGAACAACTGCAACTTGATGATGGCTGGGTGCCTTTGGAGACGATGCTCAAATTCAACAG ACTTAAAATTTTAACTACCGAAATCAACGTCATCATTGAAGCTCTCCAGAAATCAAAGACTGGCCTTCTGGAAATGAGTGAAGACAAGACTAAAATCAGGAGGTCTCCAACCAAACCCTTACCCGAAGTGAATGAGGATTACAAAGATGCTCTTAAACACAAATCTGTGTACATA AAAGGGTTTCCTCTCGAAACTTCCCTTGATGAGATTCAGGAGTGGCTGAATGGGAAAGGTACAATAGAAAACATTCAGATGAGGAGAAACCTGCAAAGGCAGTTCAAg GGATCAGTGTTTATCTGTTTTGACACAGAAGATTCATCTAAGCAGTTCCTTGAACGTTCAGACATAAAATCATTCAAAGACAATGAGATGCTTGTGTTATCAAG AGAAGACTACCATgtaaagaaagcagaagagagaaaacagttCAAAGCAGAGAACAAAGCCAAAGCTAAGCA GGACAAGGAACAACAGCAGaaacatgcagaagacaaagaaatg GGCCTGCTTTTGGATGAACAGACGGGTTGCCTGTTGAGGTTTTCAGGAGAGCTTGAAGATGTTTCAAGAGAAGATTTCCATGAATTGTTCTCTGGGCATGGAAAGATAAAGTGGGTTGATTTTACAAGAGGGGCCAAAGAG GGCACCCTCCTTTTTGATGGGAATGCAAAGGAAGCTTTCGATAAAGCCAAAGAGGCAAAAGGAGGGGAATTGAAAATCAAGAACAACAGTGTTACGTGGCAGGTGCTTGAGGGAGACGAGGAGAAAGAGGAACTGAAGAAGATCATCGAAGCTCAACAAGAATCATACAACCGGTCCAAAAGCAGAG TTGGCAGAGGAAGATCAGGTGGGAGAGGATCAGGCGGAAGAGGATCAGGcggcagaggaagaggaggccgAAGGGGAAGAGGTGGTAGAGACCAAGGCAGAACTCAGTACAAGGGCAAAAAGACTACATTTGAAAGTGATGATGAGGACGATG CACCCAAAGCCCCGAAGAGAGAACTAGAAGACGCTGATGGTCCCGCAGCAAAGATTTCCAAAACTGAAAACGGATCTTAG
- the ssb gene encoding lupus La protein isoform X2: MAEKKEEMTPIEMKVARQIEYYFGDHNLPRDKFLKEQLQLDDGWVPLETMLKFNRLKILTTEINVIIEALQKSKTGLLEMSEDKTKIRRSPTKPLPEVNEDYKDALKHKSVYIKGFPLETSLDEIQEWLNGKGTIENIQMRRNLQRQFKGSVFICFDTEDSSKQFLERSDIKSFKDNEMLVLSREDYHVKKAEERKQFKAENKAKAKQDKEQQQKHAEDKEMGLLLDEQTGCLLRFSGELEDVSREDFHELFSGHGKIKWVDFTRGAKEGTLLFDGNAKEAFDKAKEAKGGELKIKNNSVTWQVLEGDEEKEELKKIIEAQQESYNRSKSRVGRGRSGGRGRGGRRGRGGRDQGRTQYKGKKTTFESDDEDDAPKAPKRELEDADGPAAKISKTENGS, encoded by the exons ATggctgaaaagaaagaagagatgaCTCCAATTGAGATGAAAGTGGCACGACAGATAGAG TACTACTTTGGGGATCACAATCTTCCAAGAGACAAGTTTCTCAAAGAACAACTGCAACTTGATGATGGCTGGGTGCCTTTGGAGACGATGCTCAAATTCAACAG ACTTAAAATTTTAACTACCGAAATCAACGTCATCATTGAAGCTCTCCAGAAATCAAAGACTGGCCTTCTGGAAATGAGTGAAGACAAGACTAAAATCAGGAGGTCTCCAACCAAACCCTTACCCGAAGTGAATGAGGATTACAAAGATGCTCTTAAACACAAATCTGTGTACATA AAAGGGTTTCCTCTCGAAACTTCCCTTGATGAGATTCAGGAGTGGCTGAATGGGAAAGGTACAATAGAAAACATTCAGATGAGGAGAAACCTGCAAAGGCAGTTCAAg GGATCAGTGTTTATCTGTTTTGACACAGAAGATTCATCTAAGCAGTTCCTTGAACGTTCAGACATAAAATCATTCAAAGACAATGAGATGCTTGTGTTATCAAG AGAAGACTACCATgtaaagaaagcagaagagagaaaacagttCAAAGCAGAGAACAAAGCCAAAGCTAAGCA GGACAAGGAACAACAGCAGaaacatgcagaagacaaagaaatg GGCCTGCTTTTGGATGAACAGACGGGTTGCCTGTTGAGGTTTTCAGGAGAGCTTGAAGATGTTTCAAGAGAAGATTTCCATGAATTGTTCTCTGGGCATGGAAAGATAAAGTGGGTTGATTTTACAAGAGGGGCCAAAGAG GGCACCCTCCTTTTTGATGGGAATGCAAAGGAAGCTTTCGATAAAGCCAAAGAGGCAAAAGGAGGGGAATTGAAAATCAAGAACAACAGTGTTACGTGGCAGGTGCTTGAGGGAGACGAGGAGAAAGAGGAACTGAAGAAGATCATCGAAGCTCAACAAGAATCATACAACCGGTCCAAAAGCAGAG TTGGCAGAGGAAGATCAG GcggcagaggaagaggaggccgAAGGGGAAGAGGTGGTAGAGACCAAGGCAGAACTCAGTACAAGGGCAAAAAGACTACATTTGAAAGTGATGATGAGGACGATG CACCCAAAGCCCCGAAGAGAGAACTAGAAGACGCTGATGGTCCCGCAGCAAAGATTTCCAAAACTGAAAACGGATCTTAG